The genomic stretch CCCCCGGCGGTAGACCGGTCCTTGGACGACTTCGCCGAAGTTCCGCCTCAGCTGCGTCAGGCACTCCACCTGGGACTCCCACATCTCCAGCTCGCCCGATCCCTGGTAGAAGCCCTCGGGACGGGAACGGTAGGCCGACATCACCTCGTCGAGGAAACCGCACGCGCCGCTCCGGCAGAGAAGGAGCCACGAGGCGAGGTCCTCGTGGGGAAGCTTCGGAAACCAGGCGGGGAGCGGGGCCAGCCCCGCCCGGCGGAACATCACCGCCGAGGTCGGCAGGAAGGGTCCGTCCTCGAGGAAATCGTCGAGGCCGTAGACGGGCCGGTAGTGGGCCGGGCCGTAGCGTTCCGTGAGGATGCCGCCGTCGTCGGAAAAGAGCGCCGTCCAATGGGCGCAGAAGGCGAGTTCGGGATGGGCGTCGAGGAGGTCGACCTGCTTCTGGAGCTTCGCCGGATCGGTGTAGTAGTCGTCCCCGTCGAGGCGGGCGACGTATTCCCCCCGGCAATGGGGGAACGTCGCCGCGAAGTTCCGCACGCAGTTGCC from Verrucomicrobium sp. GAS474 encodes the following:
- a CDS encoding glycosyltransferase family 2 protein, yielding MTAVTPVSGAAPKVTVMMMTSPGFAPYFRQAIESVLMQRTSFEFEVVVGDDNSKDGTREMISEYAERYPGRVRPVFHVERCGNCVRNFAATFPHCRGEYVARLDGDDYYTDPAKLQKQVDLLDAHPELAFCAHWTALFSDDGGILTERYGPAHYRPVYGLDDFLEDGPFLPTSAVMFRRAGLAPLPAWFPKLPHEDLASWLLLCRSGACGFLDEVMSAYRSRPEGFYQGSGELEMWESQVECLTQLRRNFGEVVQGPVYRRGMARLWGALAQERRRSGLRWSALAATFREALCRVGEPARWKDFLRVALFLHLPFLYRVTGFLGRGRKPVPPSKGNSVMHR